Below is a window of Lytechinus variegatus isolate NC3 chromosome 4, Lvar_3.0, whole genome shotgun sequence DNA.
ACATATAATGTGAAACATATTCTGTTCACCTGAAGGTCATGACACACGTGAAAGAGTTACAATTATCAGCTGTCATTCTATGTAGACtaatgattaatgaaatttgaaaataaattgaatgaacATCTGTCAATGATTAAATAGTGTCAATCACTGATCAATATTTGCAGTAAATTAATGCCCTTAATTGGTAAAAAGGGTTGGTAATGTTACTTATAGACTCGAGTATCATAATAACGTTACATTATTGCAATAAGAGTAGCGGTCACTAAATGTGTTTTAAGtcgtttgaattgaaatttgtcatttttcttcCATCCGTCATTTTGTTCCTTTCAGCCTTTAGAGTTTGGATTCAGCATCTCTTTCAAtaaagtttttatatttttattttttaaaaagcaatttGAGCACATCTTTTACAGATTAAGTTATTGGATATTAGAAAGCTACATGATACTCTTGAATTGTTCAACACACTCCGTGTTTGAAAAGGGGttttatataaatacataaatacccatgatattttattttggttgGGCACTCGATCGAATGAATTTTGTACGTAAAATcggaaaatttatttcataaaacaaatttgtAGTTTACATCATTCACACAATAACAGTTTGAGGGCGCACGCattaatatcaaattaattgGAATAGCGACatgcacttttttttttggggggggtacccgaactaaagataaatatgcttaaaagaaaaaaaaaacaatatcatcCCCACACTTCACAATTTATTTTGGCCCTGCTCCTTTTGGaatattcctttattttattttatttttgtacttaatttaaagttggtttaattgaattatttattttcaccaGCGGCAATTTGgtgaaaagtgtgtgtgtgtgtgtgtgtgtgtgtgaaggggggggggggctggagtGGAGGGAGATGACCGTCGTCCATAGATTGGTACAAATTCGAAATGGCGGGATAGGGGCGGTATCGCCGcccatgcttttttttttacatacatcCAATACGTAAACAGATATTAATACAAAGTCAGATATTTTGTAGCGCGTTTGACGAAACACATTTCGCTTGCGAGTTGTCATCTTTTCTGTTTTGTGGctttatttcacatttattgTCATATGCTTCCGTTTGAAAACAAGACCAATAATCAATGTTATGTTGTTCAGctaggctgaaaataatttgcTGAACTCGCAAGTATAGATGTATATAcaattaatattgttcatgttCGTGACGGAAACAATAGTTTTTTCCCGAGTTGTTTGACGTTACCTCGTCTTCCAAAATgaattcattaaaatcattCATACTGGAATGTGATGCTGATGATATTGGTTATtactttttcaaaagttttttctCGATCACTAATGAAATGTGCAAAATCAGcataatgtttatttgaaaGGTTTCACAACGATTTTAAACTCAGTGAACACTTCTGACAGTTTTCTTGTTTATTCTAAAATGATCGTATCAAAGTCATATCAACTCTTAATCTACACGAATCAAATTTGGATTCCTATCCCGAAATATACATCTAAAAATATCTATACAATTCATAGGGTGTTAATTGCACGATGCTTGTTTTGTGATAAGTCACAGTCACTAGAAAATAATAacacataatttattttctgtaGGCCTATTCATGAACACTTAAACACCTATATTCATAATCAAACTCATATGGAAAATTGTTTTGAGAGAAATATCTGATgaacagatgaaaaaaaataagacatttgAAAATGTGGCctacaataaaagaaatattttcttagTGAAAGATGGAAATGCTATTGAAATAAACGTGTTTAGGTACCCTTGGATCCTCGTTTTTATTATTCTTGATTGTGCAAAACATTAGACTGCGAAGCAATGAAACTAAAGAGGGTGCTCTTTAAACTAGACCATagtataatatatttttgatgTTGTGATCAACCATCTGAACGTTATTCcgaatttttgttttctttttgcccTGGCCTTCCCTTTATcttgtcttttcttttattccgTCTTTTATCTTCTCCTtcttatcctcctcctcctcctcctttattatcacaatcatttgtggaagagccgtggtgtagtggttctgactctcatcttgaaaacagagggtcgtgtgttcgaatcccaccgcggtctggcatcctttggcaaggcgttaatcgaaactttgccactctcgacccaggtgctaaatgggtacccggtaggatgcgaaagcctatgtagtatgcctagcaattgagtcttggaactcttatTGGAATGCTccacagggagtggagaaagtgcatacattgtgtgcgggcatgtcaggatccgatgaccggggaaTTATGCTGCAAAGCGCTTTGGGTCATTATGGTAAAAGCGCTATATACAAAAtagctattattattgttgtcattattattcctcttgtttctcctccttctccttcttcctttACTAAATTGTCTTGTTCgcttttcttatttctttgctatttacatgataataatagtgagAGGGATTGCCTACCTGCATCTATAGTTAAAGCGTCCCTGTATACCGCCATATATGGGCTTTCGGGGCACACACCACTAACtatttccccatagactcatgtgttaaaaatgagatttgaaaaaaaatcgccaaaaacAAGTCTTAATAATGACATCATCCACACCTTTATCGTTTTGTAGTTCATCCAATATCCTTCAAACGCTAAAGATATGAAAAGGtgttttttagcattttttcgCGCTATATAATGCAGGGGCTCAAACCAAGACTACATGCAAACTTGGTTGGATGCAGTCACAGTGCTCACAGGGTTTTCTTGGGCAACTAATAATAAGTTCCCATAAAATCCAGCATTGACAAATTACTGCTCTCTCATGGGACTGAATAGATCCAGTAATAATCCCTCCCTGTgcccatatgaaaaaaattgttcagatATGCACCGttgatttatatgaatatttttttccaaccaTTACGTCATTACGGGTCTACAGGGGATTCCCGAAATTGCCGGATCAAAGCGGTGTGCGTCCTTCGGTCTATCCAGCATGTCTACCTCCCTGGTGTATCCCGAACAGAATCAAAACTGAAACAATATAGAAAGGAAGAGAATGGCACTGAAATAAGTCATTACCATGAATATGCAGTGACTTTCCCCGTATCACTTGAATGAAATGTAAGGATCATCATCCTGGGAAAGTCTGATTTTTAAAGGGTAAGCCCATGCACTCAAATCAAAAGTTAATTtaaattcatgtatttatttattcatttatttatttattaaaacatctttatacaggataacatATTCAGATAATATACACTGTTTTTCAACACGGTCCTGTCATACattaaaaacatcaaacaacaataaaaatgcaaaaaaattaattaagttaaaATACTGGGTATGcttaatttacaataaaagCTGCACAAAAATAGAAAGAGCAGGAAGATAGAGAGAGGTAAGATAGAGATAGTGTGGTTAAGTATATGGCAGAagtagagagggagagagagagagagggagagaagaaaggaGTGCATAGTACAagagaaaagtgaaataaacatgacgctgaaaatttcatcaaattcggatgtaagatcaaaaaaagttatatgatgccactatttctttttagtttattttttttttaattccgcaataattttttttcgaaaatctGACAAATAGACTTCATTAATCATCATGTTACAAGAAGCAATTCAACATGTTTAggaataaatgaatttattataatatttattaatTACAATGAGGAAAAGTTATATATTTcctatttcaataatttcataaacataaggaataaaaaatgggtgacgtcatcggttacatcatttgcatacagaccaaatgtgcatatttttttatcaagaaaagTTCAAAGCATAACCTTTTTTCACTTTCGATTTTGAGAAAATATTCAGCGTTATGGtcgtttagtttttttttctccttttattcacatcaactacactgttagaaactttatccttaaactaaaagaagttcctgcagcagagtctcgagaacacctgtaatcttaccagattgcgtaatcttacaggaaattggtatttggtgtgtgtaatcttacaaatttccttaaataaaacactcttttcccctttttctaacagacctgttctgttaaattgcagaaaaactcctgtttcatgaatttaaagaatgattctggtattgctttctgcaaaatcttcttttatttttctgtaaaatcagggtttttttaacagtgtagttGTTCAAAGCGGACTCCTCTTAAGCGTGTGGTGTACCTGGAAAACATCGCCAAGAGGGGCAAACATTTCTAATAACTATAAATAAAGGAGGGGGGTCTGACAAATGGCAACATTTTCTTCTGTTGAAAGAGGAGAATGGGATGAGTCAACACTAGGACACAATTTATTCTGAAACGATTTTCGCCTAAAGAAAACTGTTCGATAAACAGGAAAAAAACTATCAAAAAGTATCTTAAAAGGCTCATTTAACCGTTATGGATTgtacctgattttttttaatataaaaggGTAATTTTTACCATTTAGGACTATATGGGGTTCTAAAAATACCGGACAGAATAAGAAGATCTATCTTGTACATTAAAAACTACAGAAGAAAATGGAGAACGCGTTGATGAATGGGCATGTGTCAATTAATATATTGTACAGATAGAATTATTGTTCGtccaatatataaatattttttgacaaacgAATAAATTTTAAGAATCTCTTTTTCCACACTTGAATTAATTTGATTCATTCCCGTTTCAGTGTAGCATACGCGAAAAATTAAAGGGATGGAggagtaataaaaaatatatacactgtaaaaaacaatttaaacaatgctgtttacgatgtgaatcgcacagtagttgtttaaacatgttaaacaagtgtttaaaatctgaaacaaCAAAGtctaaattcaaatatttaattatcaataatttaagcatggttgtttgTTTACACTATTTAAACAACTATTGTGATTCACATATAGTAAACTGCGTTGtttaaattatctttaaaaGTGTATGGTTGAATACATCCGCTCCAATAAACTCTATCGGTTTAAACAATTGGAATGGAATATAATTTATTCAATATGTAGCAGTATTATGTAGAACAATAATACTCCCACTCTGCGTACACAAACTAGTCAAGCCTATAGGCCTGTTTGGTGCTCAATACCAAAGTTCATTTTTGTGATGTAATTTGGTAAATAATAAGGTGACGTATAGGAAAACCCCTGAGGATTATGATTTCGTCATGAAACAAGACGAATAAATTagtaagagagagaaaaaaaaaataaatctgatAATGTCACAAAGTGCAATTGAATTAGGGAGGGGATATGATTGCTATAACTTGACATCAAAAAGATCCgaaattattttaaacaaattaaaaaatcaaGCCGAAAACGGTCTGCGTAAAtcaatattgaaagaaatattgaaacagATTGAAAGATTAAAGTTAATTGTCCCATGCATGCTCGTCAATGCAGCCCTAGATAAATGCAAATAAATGACATATAGGTCTCTCATAAAATTTCCATTGGCTTATATACCCGGGTAAATACTTCATGAAAGGTATACGGAATTTCTTATGAACAAAGATTGCACACGTGCAGTAGAGACAAACCGGTATGCCATAATGACAATATACACCATTTTAAAAGTATACCGAAGtttagagcccccccccccacaaaaaaaaaataacagaaactGAGTTTCGCTTTCCGAACCAAAATGGAAACCATTTATTCATTGCATGAGcaccacgccccccccccccccccttaagctCTTGCATACGTGCGCATGCTCGCGTTATCATTGAATAGTGGTATTTTAATCAGTATTCACAGTGCACGTTACTAACATTTTCTTGCTCAACTACGGAACAAACGTCCCGAGGAGTGTAGAATCTGGGCTCAAAATCGAAGCGAGaaccatacatgtagctgaGCTGGTCAAATTAAGGAGCGAATTAATTCAACATAGGTTTATAAATTGTAAGTATTACTCATGCATTAACAAAGCActaatgataattatatcaaACTTATAGATCCATGGTATCTACCAGCGATCCGGGCCAGCGATGCAGTTTTCGAAGCAGATTGTTTTGTATTTGAATATGGTTTCGGTTCAAGTTGTCAGTACTTAGAAATCAATGACTGTTATTGTGGTTATCCACTATTAGGATATCTTTATCTGTCATTATTATGCTTTTATTATGTGCCTTTATTCGTAGATATTATGTCTTTTCTCTTTAGTCAGTTTACTTTTGCTCTATTCAGCAAAATTACGAGCTCGTCCAGCGAGTGGAACAAATTCATTTCCAGCTAAACATAACTAATTTACCAAAGTTTTGAATCGCTATTTGTATCGATCCATTTTAGCTTCAAACCTATAATTCTAATGCTCTGCAATGCATGTTCCTAGCTACCTGTTTAATTTCATGATATACTAGACTACATGTTGGATTTTTTTGCTTGGAATGAGAAAAAATTACTGAACCGATCTGACTTAACACACAGACTAATACCAAGGAGCTTCCTCCTTGCTAATACTGAAGTCAAAGTAAAAACTTTTGATGTGTACCCAATGTATAGAATGTTGGAGTAGTTTCTCCTTGCTCTATGTTACCGAAATAGACAAAAAGTCAACTTTATGAATCTATTAAGTTTTATAAGTCTTGTAATATAACAAAATAGACATACATTATGATACATGCATTGTTCATGTCGAAAATGCTACCGGTTACACTACTCAATACTCGTTTTAATTGTCATATTCTGGAATCTTTATTCTATATACTGCTTACCCATGATGATAAGACTGGTAATATTCAGGTTTAATTATCCTAGTTAGATTTGTCCACGACAATGCGCATAATGATCAGTTATTCTGGTCATATGATACtgaataaaattaatgatgGCTATCTCATTCTTATAAAGGGGAAGGCGGAGTAAgatgtgacactttttgcattttgcacgttagaattgatatgacttgtaatattgtagaaataagtaccttacctttaaatttgattcttgggaaatctttttcacctatatctaactttctacccccacgctgaatgtcattgtgacctttgaaaaaaaaacgatgtcaaatggctcaacttgccccatcagTGGGGTatgttgtgccaccgtctggggtaagttgagccacaaaaactaaaatgtttgcgggaagaaccaggatgtaaatttttcacttaaagtcttttcacttgctaattctctataaatactataACATTTCCttaaagtaaaagaactgtcatgtgaatttgctcatttctgcctgcatatcaatggctttttaccttttttaaatattttttttttattatacatcccACAAGAATTatcatggctcaacttgccccatgttgatttggcttcaattaccccagtccaaacttattgcgatattttcacatccacacatttctgatgcattcatcatgtaaaagactatgacaagaatcaaaatccatacctggactaacaatattgttcttatttctctaatatatttaaagatgtgtgtgtgggtaaaaagcacttatctatttcacaccctttttttactttttggctgaaatttgtattttccctctaaaaaagtactttttgttcgAAGTTGGAAATAAAGTTGttgggttaagggttatgcaatgggtcatcaatacatgacaccaccataacgtctgactcattcattattagctTGGGGgttgtggctcaacttgcccctatgctcaacttacacCGCCTTCTCCTACTGTTCTAAATAATGCTATTTGATAATAGCTGCATGTACAAGCAGTTTTGTATATGTGATATTCGGTACGAATTTATTCAGACAACAATATGATCTCCACAAAaatatccccccaaaaaagcttTAAGAAAAATCAGTAAGCGATATACCACTGGCTTCGATCAGCATAATATATTGTGTTATCCTTTTCTtgtgacatatttttttgtattgaatgaatttctatTGATTTCAATGGAAGTGTAAATAACAATCCCTAAATGGGAATTTCACTATTGCAACATAATGGCGACACCGCGGGTGACAACAAATGCAATCACGTTGACTTTTCAACAAGGAAAAAAAGCAGACGCTTTAATAATGTCGCTTGCCGAGGTGGAAAATACTGTAAGTGCATGCAATAGACCATTTATTAGCGCACATGCAAGTGGAATAACTGGCCCCTCTATATGTTCCACAACCGAGTGGAAAAGAAGTGGAATCAATAATATAGGAAGGAGAGATGAAAATATCGGTAATCTCGCTCATAAACGTTAATACACACGATGACTAGATAATTGGGCCATGCATCTCATCATGTCTTGTAATTTCTTACTATCAGATAGTTCaatcaaaacagaaaatatttaaatatcacTAAAATAACAGTACGTTGTACCATCAGCCAGGAGGGGATCTGTGATTTACGAGGGGGAGGGAGGCTCTGATGAGCAGAGAGTCTTGAAAGGGGTCATGTATACACCCCTTTGCACCCTCCCCGTATCCACCTGCACACGACAATGCACGATGACACTAAAGTAATTTtgattattgtttgttttcGAGTACATGTTCGCCTTGTCTATCCTCATGCAAAAATCCGCTCCTCATTTGAGTGTACTATCTACCACCATCGCCTCTAGATACAATTTcaccaaaatattttaagattcggaaaaaaaatcagtaccAAGTATCAAGAGGCAAGACGAGAACATTATTAATGCACTCACTCATAAACCTTTATAAcacttaaaaataatgattgtgGTGTAGCGTGGTAATTGTTAGTGTTACAGGTCAAGATCCAAGACAAATCAATAGTCTGTCACACAGTTATTATAGTTCATTAGCATTTATTCTAACGATGATAAATACTAATCAAGGATGAATATATAAGATATATATACAGTAGAAAATATAGCTGGATATAAATTATAGCTGTTATAATAGGTACTCCCCAACAAAGGCCATATGGTAGCCCCTAAAAAGGGATGGCGAGGGAGACCAAGCAAGCAGTGTCCTCTCGTCAAGAGACAGAGAAGAGAAGTccctcttttattattttgggggtACAACTCTTAGTTTTGCCTATTAGGGGGGAGGAGTTAAACAATGTATCAACTAATCAGAAAAGAAGGGTGGAGCATAACCaaaaatgaaagtttatttGCAACTGAATTCAGGGAGCAATTATCTGGGAAGGAGTTTGGATGGAGGATAAAGTATACCTCCTTATCACCTCTTAGGAGGAACAGTAACCACAATGTGGTGATAAGGCTACCCCATCAATCTGTGCTTTAAACAAAAGGAGCTGTGTCAATGGACAAAGGAGCATTGAACTTTCTTTCAACCAATTTATTATCTGGAGTTTGTGAGTTTACACAAACATCCAAGCATGTTTAAAAGTATAATCcgtttttcacaaatatgaaatgcagAGTGTTATATTCGACCCATCTTCCTAAAAGAAACGTCCTCGTTtctaaacaaattgaaaattataaGTGGGGGCTGGAATACTATCCAAATATCAAAAGGAATACCTCTATTCACGAGAATATGTGAAATCAATTAAACATAAACAGTAATATGATTAAAGTCAATGTATAGTTTTGATATGGTGAAAGAGAAACAAAGTCTGGTATTATTGTCTTTGCACTAGTGAATAGGGAAAtgcatcttttaaaaaaaaattgactatGGTTTGCAATTTAGCAACACATATGTCATCATAAGCACCCATTTCGGTAGGTCTGACCAGGGAATTCTCACTAAACGAGTCCTTGGCTTGACAGTGGTTGAGCACTGGCAATAAAAACATTCAGTGCAGTATTGTATATCTTGAAGAGtgggacaaaaaaaaaaaaaaaaaaaaaatgaataccaaGAATCTATCGTTATCAaccaaaactatattttgactgtacaggatctgaaaacaaaatgtggatttaatattaaattcaaacaaaattgaacTGCAAATTGACTATGCATGTTAGAACCAACAATGAGCAGATatcatgaaatgtgaaatagaGAAATACAGTGAAGGAATAAAGCATACTATACTAAAAAAACTAAAACGATAAGGAATAAACTGACAATTTACAGGAAATGACTAATGTGGCATAAatgataacagaaaaaaaaaatcataagataCAAACAACATATTTACATTATGTACATTTCATACTGATTATGATGTTgtagcaattaaaaaaaaagaatgtttcaGTGAAATTGATGATGGCATAAAATTTGATCAGCCATAAACCTGAAAGAAGTATAAAAATTTTGAGTACTTGGAAAACATGCCAAAAGCACAGAAACTGacagtaaaatacatgtacacatgggAACATTACATAGATGCCAACTGAGTGCGAACTCTGAATTTATTGAAGTTCGTGAATAGTGATATGCTACATCAACAATATGAGACAATACACACACCAAGTTAACCACATGCATATAATGttgtaataaaatacgaaaAACATAGTTCAAAAGTGCGACATAAACCAACATACTAatcaaaacaaagagaaaatatatctACACATACAAAAGTATAGAATATCCAAACTGCAACAACCGGATATTGGAACCatagagaaatgaaaaataaaaggcaATCACTGAAAATCATACAGAATCTGAAAGGATCGGAGTACCAAAATAATCAGGGGGCCTGACAATGCGACCTGATCGAGTACAACATCGGGGGTCATGATTGCGGGCATGGGCATCATGGGAAGGGGAAGGTGTGGGCGACATATGTGTAGCAGAGGGAGGGCTGGGGGCAGGGATGGGTTGGTTGGCATGGTTATCAGATAATGGGACAAAGACGGGCAATATATCATCACCCAAGGTTGATGGGTGTTCATTGACGTGGCGGGGCGCGGGTTGTGGAGAATTCAAATGAGATGACTGCAGGGTGGGGGCAAGATACGGTTTAAGGCGATTATAGTGAATCACCTTATGGGGGGGATTTGGGGTTCGAAGCGTCAGCAAGATGGTAACGGATACCATCGTCATCTCTTCGCATGACACGATACGGGCCTTTCCACTTAGCAGCTAGCTTATCATGGGATGCAGCAGGATCAGTAATGAGCACTACATCACCAACTTCATATGGGACAAATCGTGTAGACTTGTCATACTGAAACTTTTGTCGATCCCGTGCCTTTTCTGTCTTTGCATCAGCTTGTTGAAATGCGGATTGGAGACGATTGAGCACTGCTGTAGCATAGTCATCTGACGTATGGGAAGAGGGTACAGGGGAGGATGATGTTAAGATTGTGAGGGGCAAACGGGCCTCACGCCCATGAACGAGGAAGAAAGGGGTAAATCCAGTAGTAGAGTGGGGCGTGGTATTATATGCAAGTTGGTGCTGATTGAGAACGAGGTCCCAGTCAGTGAGGGCCCCAGAGAGCCGCTTTCCGATTTCATTCTTGAGCGTACGATTGTGGCGCTCAACCATACCATCTGACTGAGGATGGTATGGAGTAGTACGGGTCTTTGATATCTCAAGTCTTTTACATAAGGCGGCAACAATGTTAGATTCAAAACTGACGACCCTGGTCCGAATGAATAGATTCAGGAATGCCATGTTGACAAACAAATTTATCGAACAGGCAGTCAACGACTGTCGTAGCTTTCTGGTTAGCCATGGGATATAGATTGACATATTTGGTGAAATAATCCATGATAACTAACACATAACGGTTGCCACGGGGAGTGATTGGGAGCTCCGTTATATCAACAGCAATGCGTTGAAACGGTTTGCTAGCTGAAATGGGTTTGAGGGGGGCACGAAGGGCAGGGACAGGGGCACGCCGCCTCTGGCATGGGATACAGCGACTGCAGAAAGCTGCTATATCAACACGCATTCCAGGCCAGAAACAAAGAGAGTCCGCTTTGAGCACCATTTTGTCGGTACCAAAATGACCCGAGAGAGGGGAACCATGGAGAATAGATAGAACATCAGGGACGAGTGAGTGGGGAATGACAACCTGTTTGACGAGAGATCCAGAAGGGAGGCGTTTACGACGGCAAAGAAGACCATCACAGACTTCCAAACGATCACGTTCACTGTGAAACTTACGAAGAGAAGTTTCACAGCTTGGGATTGATGACCTGGGAGGAAATAATCCGGAACGAGTCCAAGATTTGACTAGGCGAAGAGTAGGGTCAGCATGTTGAGCTTGATGCAAACGATGACCATTATCAAGTAGTGATGcataaaatgcattttcatCACTGGAAGATGATGGGGAAGAAATAGGGGAGGGAGGCTGAAGAGTAGTTACTGGTGGGGACaagggagaggaggaggaaggcTGGGATGAATGATGAGGCCCTAGTGAGGATAGGTTGGATACAGAAGACGTGAAGAGAGGAGGTATTGGGGGCTGATCCAGGTGAGTGAGCTGAGGGGATGCATGTGTATGGAGGGGTGTAGAGGGTAGAGGGGGAGGCGGAGGAGGTGGTGGTGCTGGCGGatgagggggaggagggggaaTTGAAGCAGGAGATACAGTGGCCACACAGTGGTGCTCAGATGGAGATGGTATACGAGACAAGGCATCAGCATTAGCATGTTTAGCCCCTTCTCGATGAACAATTATCCAATCAAATGTGTCGAGTTCGAGAGCCCATCTACTGCGGCGGGAGGTGGCGATACCAGCATCATGTCCAACTGACAGTTTTGTCAGACCAACCAAGGGCTTATGATCAGTTATGATGGTGAATTTCGACGTCAATAAATAGTGACGGAAATGACGAACAGACCATACAAGCGCCCACAACTCACGGTCATAAGTAGACCAACGTCTCTCCGACGGAGTTAGCGTCTTACTGGCATATGCAATGACATGCTCGTCGTTGCCATGTTGTTGGGTGAGGACTGCACCAACAGCAAAATTCGATGCATCTGTGTGGAGGGTGAATGGTTGTGAAAAGTCAGGGAACGACATGAGAGGGGGTGAGATCAG
It encodes the following:
- the LOC121413446 gene encoding uncharacterized protein LOC121413446, translating into MDPADKEKTAFTTGTDFFQFTVMPMGLRNAPSTFQRLMQLVLRGLHWESVLVYLDDVIVFGRSFEEKLVRLRAVFDRLRAAGLKLRPDKCNFFKEKVTFLGHVISPTGVLPDPANIDKVRSWPTPKNVTELRAFLGLCSYYRRFVKSFAHIAQPLYNLIQKGAHFSWSGDCEHAFHTLRHTLISPPLMSFPDFSQPFTLHTDASNFAVGAVLTQQHGNDEHVIAYASKTLTPSERRWSTYDRELWALVWSVRHFRHYLLTSKFTIITDHKPLVGLTKLSVGHDAGIATSRRSRWALELDTFDWIIVHREGAKHANADALSRIPSPSEHHCVATVSPASIPPPPPHPPAPPPPPPPPLPSTPLHTHASPQLTHLDQPPIPPLFTSSVSNLSSLGPHHSSQPSSSSPLSPPVTTLQPPSPISSPSSSSDENAFYASLLDNGHRLHQAQHADPTLRLVKSWTRSGLFPPRSSIPSCETSLRKFHSERDRLEVCDGLLCRRKRLPSGSLVKQVVIPHSLVPDVLSILHGSPLSGHFGTDKMVLKADSLCFWPGMRVDIAAFCSRCIPCQRRRAPVPALRAPLKPISASKPFQRIAVDITELPITPRGNRYVLVIMDYFTKYVNLYPMANQKATTVVDCLFDKFVCQHGIPESIHSDQGRQF